A part of Pseudomonadota bacterium genomic DNA contains:
- a CDS encoding N-acetylmuramoyl-L-alanine amidase, protein MRTLDVVRRRVKGLAFLLLMAGLWWPGVSLAAPEVVGLRTGEHLGMTRFVLDLSKKVDFRVFTLSNPYRIVIDFPEMDWKIPTETASQEKGLIQSLRYGLFTPGTSRVVLDVAKPVAVKQAFLLTPIGPHGYRFVLDIGETSKEVFVDTSEAAALSAPLQATAPVAPPPVPQGTSKPLIVIDPGHGGVDPGALSRSGLLEKSVTLDVAKALKAELEATGRYRVMLTRERDIYIPLRERVAIARRAGADLFLSLHADSHPNRRTRGASVYTLSEQASDKEAAAMAARENKSDIIAGMDFSGADPVLTNILIDIVQRDSLNSSLNFANLLVQEMGKATRLVQNTRRSAGFAVLKAPDVPSVLVEMGYLSNREEEKLLQDSGHRSRLAAAVTTAVKRFFSERHL, encoded by the coding sequence ATGCGAACTCTAGATGTGGTGAGGCGTCGCGTGAAGGGCTTGGCGTTTCTGCTCCTGATGGCTGGCCTTTGGTGGCCGGGGGTCTCGCTTGCGGCGCCCGAGGTCGTCGGCTTGCGGACCGGCGAACATCTCGGCATGACCCGTTTTGTTCTCGATCTTTCCAAGAAGGTGGATTTCCGGGTTTTCACCCTTTCGAATCCGTATCGGATCGTCATCGATTTTCCGGAAATGGATTGGAAGATCCCGACCGAGACGGCCAGCCAGGAAAAGGGCCTGATCCAGAGCCTTCGCTATGGCCTTTTCACGCCGGGAACCTCGCGCGTCGTTCTCGACGTCGCAAAACCGGTCGCGGTGAAGCAGGCCTTTCTCCTAACCCCGATCGGGCCGCACGGTTACCGCTTCGTTCTCGATATCGGAGAGACCAGCAAGGAAGTCTTCGTTGATACCAGCGAAGCGGCCGCCCTGTCGGCACCGTTGCAGGCGACCGCACCCGTCGCGCCGCCGCCCGTGCCGCAAGGAACGTCGAAGCCGCTTATCGTCATAGATCCGGGCCATGGCGGGGTGGATCCGGGTGCCTTGAGCCGTTCCGGCCTTCTCGAAAAGAGCGTCACCCTGGATGTCGCCAAGGCCTTGAAGGCAGAGCTGGAGGCGACAGGGCGGTATCGGGTGATGCTGACGCGGGAGCGGGATATCTACATACCGTTGCGCGAGCGCGTGGCAATCGCCCGCCGGGCCGGTGCCGACCTTTTCCTTTCGCTGCACGCGGATTCCCATCCCAACCGCCGGACCCGGGGGGCTTCCGTCTACACGCTCTCCGAACAGGCTTCCGACAAGGAGGCGGCGGCCATGGCCGCCAGGGAAAACAAGTCGGATATCATCGCGGGCATGGATTTTTCGGGGGCCGACCCGGTGTTGACCAATATCCTGATCGATATTGTCCAGCGAGACTCGTTGAATTCGTCGCTCAATTTCGCCAATTTACTTGTTCAGGAGATGGGCAAGGCCACGCGTCTCGTTCAGAATACGCGCCGTTCGGCCGGGTTCGCGGTGCTCAAGGCGCCGGACGTTCCCTCGGTCTTGGTGGAGATGGGTTACCTTTCGAATCGCGAGGAAGAGAAACTTCTGCAGGATTCGGGGCACCGTTCCCGACTGGCAGCCGCCGTTACGACGGCGGTCAAGCGGTTCTTCAGTGAACGGCATCTCTAG
- a CDS encoding ribonuclease E/G translates to MAKRMLLDATHSEETRVVILDGNRIEEFDHETSTKKQLKGNIYLAKVTRVEPSLQAAFVEYGSGRHGFLAFNEIHPDYYQIPIADRRVLLEEEAAIHESEGAEERTETGPRSPTPAETDDPAKPDIAKPSTPGEESAQHVETVGGDELEEMARRSRPHRTYKIQEVIKRRQILLVQVVKEERGNKGAALTTYMSLAGRYCVLMPNTARGGGVSRKITSQGDRKRLRDILKDLSIPKGMGVILRTAGLERTKAEIRRDLNYLLRLWNQVRELTLKSTAPALVYEEANLIKRAIRDLYHKDIEEILVDGEEGYRLAKEFMRTLMPSHAKNVQPYKDPDNIPLFQRYQVEAELDEIHSPRIELKSGGYVVISPTEALVAIDVNSGRSTRERNIEGTALKTNMEAAEEVARHLRLRDLGGLVVVDFIDMEESKHRRQVERCLKDAMRTDRARIRLGKISPFGLLEMSRQRLRPSLQEASSETCLYCGGSGVIRSTESTALHVLRAIEEEGVRKRSVEVTVYVPTDVALYLLNQKRERLAEIEARYSFRVVVARDDALIPPNFRMEHLKSAGGERAEVIAPKAGREIEKTGRETEKEGRRPRRRRDGKEKQAKEEGYATKPVETKPAEATPAATKPAEAALAEQKEGKEQPRKRRRRGRRGGRRRNRAKTASQETAASQETATQQPNETDTGGDQPQEKAASSA, encoded by the coding sequence ATGGCAAAGCGTATGCTGCTTGATGCGACGCACTCGGAGGAAACTCGGGTCGTCATCTTGGACGGCAATCGAATCGAAGAATTCGATCACGAAACTTCCACCAAGAAACAACTCAAAGGCAATATTTACCTCGCAAAGGTAACGCGCGTTGAGCCGTCCCTGCAGGCGGCGTTCGTCGAATATGGCAGCGGCCGACATGGGTTCCTTGCCTTCAACGAAATTCACCCGGATTATTATCAAATTCCCATCGCCGACCGCCGGGTGCTGCTCGAGGAAGAAGCGGCGATCCACGAATCGGAAGGTGCTGAGGAACGGACGGAAACGGGGCCTCGGTCTCCGACGCCGGCCGAAACCGACGATCCCGCCAAACCGGACATTGCGAAGCCATCGACGCCGGGCGAAGAATCCGCCCAACATGTCGAGACCGTTGGCGGCGACGAGCTGGAGGAAATGGCCCGGCGAAGCCGCCCCCATCGCACTTACAAAATCCAGGAAGTCATCAAGCGTCGGCAAATCCTGCTCGTCCAGGTCGTCAAGGAAGAGCGCGGCAACAAGGGCGCGGCGCTGACGACCTATATGTCGCTGGCCGGCCGCTATTGCGTGCTCATGCCGAACACGGCCCGCGGCGGCGGCGTCTCCCGCAAGATCACGAGTCAGGGCGACCGCAAGCGCCTGCGCGATATCCTGAAGGACCTTTCCATTCCGAAGGGCATGGGGGTCATCCTGCGAACCGCCGGACTTGAACGGACGAAGGCGGAAATCCGGCGCGATCTAAACTACCTGCTCCGGCTCTGGAACCAGGTCCGGGAATTGACGCTGAAATCCACGGCGCCGGCACTGGTCTATGAGGAAGCGAACCTCATCAAGCGAGCCATTCGCGATCTCTACCACAAGGACATCGAGGAAATTCTCGTTGACGGCGAGGAAGGCTACCGCCTGGCGAAGGAGTTCATGCGGACGCTGATGCCTTCCCATGCCAAGAACGTTCAACCCTACAAAGACCCCGACAACATCCCCCTCTTCCAGCGCTATCAGGTCGAGGCCGAGCTTGACGAAATCCACAGCCCGCGAATCGAACTCAAGTCCGGCGGTTATGTCGTGATCAGCCCGACGGAGGCCTTGGTTGCGATCGACGTGAACTCCGGCCGGTCAACGCGGGAACGCAACATCGAAGGAACCGCGCTGAAAACGAATATGGAAGCGGCGGAGGAAGTCGCCCGCCATCTCCGCCTGCGCGATCTTGGGGGCCTTGTCGTCGTTGACTTCATCGATATGGAGGAAAGCAAGCACCGCCGTCAGGTCGAGCGTTGCTTGAAGGACGCCATGCGAACGGATCGCGCGCGGATCCGTCTCGGCAAAATCAGTCCTTTCGGTCTTCTTGAAATGTCGCGCCAACGCCTGCGCCCAAGCCTGCAGGAAGCAAGCTCCGAAACCTGCCTCTATTGCGGCGGCAGCGGCGTTATCCGCTCGACGGAATCGACAGCACTTCATGTCCTGCGGGCGATCGAGGAAGAAGGTGTTCGCAAACGAAGCGTCGAGGTTACGGTTTATGTGCCGACGGATGTCGCCCTCTATCTGCTCAACCAAAAACGGGAACGTTTGGCGGAGATCGAGGCACGTTACAGTTTCCGCGTTGTTGTCGCGCGGGACGACGCCCTGATACCGCCCAACTTCCGGATGGAACACCTGAAGTCGGCCGGCGGCGAAAGGGCGGAAGTCATTGCGCCGAAGGCTGGAAGAGAGATCGAAAAGACTGGAAGAGAGACGGAAAAAGAAGGCCGTCGGCCCCGCCGCCGCCGGGATGGCAAAGAAAAGCAGGCAAAAGAAGAGGGTTACGCAACGAAGCCGGTAGAAACGAAGCCGGCCGAGGCAACGCCAGCTGCAACGAAGCCGGCCGAGGCAGCGCTAGCCGAACAAAAAGAAGGCAAAGAACAGCCTCGCAAGCGCCGCCGCCGTGGCCGCCGCGGCGGGCGACGGCGCAACCGTGCCAAAACCGCTTCGCAAGAAACCGCCGCTTCGCAAGAGACCGCCACCCAGCAGCCGAACGAAACGGACACTGGCGGCGATCAACCGCAAGAAAAGGCGGCTTCCTCGGCTTAG
- a CDS encoding pyridoxal phosphate-dependent aminotransferase, with protein MVLKVAKRGAVPPFIVMDVLRAANTREAAGEAVLHLEVGQPGTGAPRPVIEAAKAVLGSDALGYTEALGMPALRERIAAHYKTRHGLDVSPERVVVTTGASGGFLLAFLSAFDPGDRVGVTEPGYPAYRNILAALDLVPVPIRALPENRFQPTVTGIEPIADRLEGMILASPSNPTGTMLDANALQGLAAFCTARGIRLVSDEIYHGITYGEPAATALAYNPEAIVVNSFSKYFSMTGWRIGWMVVPKSLLRSIECLAQNLFISAPTLSQHGALRVFDCTDELDAYVAAYARNRDLLLKELPKAGFKRLAPADGAFYLYADISGFSDDSEGFCRRMLEETGVATTPGIDFDPKEGNRYVRFSFAGAEATMAEAIHRLQAWRS; from the coding sequence GTGGTCTTGAAGGTCGCGAAACGCGGCGCGGTGCCACCTTTCATCGTGATGGATGTCCTGCGCGCCGCCAACACCCGCGAAGCGGCGGGCGAGGCCGTGCTGCACCTCGAGGTGGGCCAACCGGGGACCGGGGCGCCACGGCCCGTGATCGAAGCGGCGAAGGCGGTCCTTGGCAGCGACGCGCTTGGCTATACAGAGGCCCTCGGGATGCCCGCCCTGCGCGAGCGAATCGCAGCGCATTACAAGACGCGCCATGGCCTTGACGTGTCGCCCGAGCGCGTCGTAGTGACGACCGGCGCGTCCGGCGGGTTCCTGCTTGCTTTCTTGAGCGCATTCGATCCCGGCGACCGGGTCGGCGTCACGGAACCCGGCTACCCCGCCTACCGCAACATTCTTGCCGCCCTCGACCTCGTGCCGGTCCCCATCCGCGCGTTACCGGAAAATCGGTTCCAGCCAACGGTCACCGGGATCGAGCCGATCGCGGATCGTCTTGAGGGGATGATCCTCGCCAGCCCTTCGAATCCAACCGGCACCATGCTGGATGCGAACGCTCTCCAAGGTCTGGCGGCGTTCTGCACGGCGCGGGGTATCCGCCTCGTATCGGATGAGATTTATCACGGCATCACGTATGGGGAACCGGCTGCGACGGCGCTCGCGTACAATCCGGAGGCGATCGTCGTGAACAGCTTTTCCAAATATTTTTCGATGACCGGCTGGCGCATCGGCTGGATGGTGGTGCCGAAATCCCTTCTGCGTTCGATCGAATGTCTGGCGCAAAATCTTTTCATCTCGGCGCCGACGCTTTCCCAGCATGGTGCCCTGCGCGTTTTCGATTGTACGGACGAGCTCGATGCTTACGTTGCGGCTTATGCGAGAAACCGCGACCTGCTTCTAAAGGAATTGCCGAAGGCGGGGTTTAAAAGACTAGCTCCGGCGGACGGCGCTTTCTATCTTTACGCGGACATTTCTGGATTTTCGGACGATAGCGAGGGGTTCTGCCGTCGCATGTTGGAAGAAACCGGCGTCGCGACAACGCCTGGGATCGACTTTGACCCCAAGGAGGGAAACCGCTACGTTCGTTTTTCCTTCGCCGGCGCCGAAGCCACGATGGCGGAAGCCATCCACCGTCTGCAAGCCTGGCGGTCTTGA
- a CDS encoding gamma-glutamyltransferase — MLILCLFFALGACEFGSGQTPEWLEQFEKPREAPKDAIAPRLLANLDNAFFGAVVADEPLATLAARNVLAAGGTAADAAVALYFSLAVTYPSAAGLGGGGICVVHDPENQQVVVLDFLKPLPARSDLEPGLVPGNVAGMAALHLRYRGKEWGDLLLPAEEYAKNGVRVSRALGQDLARDSTRLLADAEARHLFANFEGTILHEGDRLSQLELVSTLKHVRSLGPASFYQGAIARKLVAASATVGGVLDHAALGGLRAEWQSPLATRFDEETLYTVDSTGGRVVLRMWEMLTQGDRYRKASTDDIPHLLAEVGMRAFAGADAKGGREDWMADYDPRSHLPVERLPFAPISYPDETATTGYVVVDRKGLAVLCAHTMNRPFGTGRAIPGTGILFAAPMAAGSDIALAPVLVMRHIGRMRLSEPDAKETGLLKMRKEDPLDYTEGTAPAYTETEPIFLAVPSGGAPSISALVQVAAETLLGGRSLAEALTAARVHHAGLPDAVAVEEKLSSEGHGGLLERNHRTKVVEALGRVNAVACREGVRLGPENCEIKNEPRGSGAGLGTGR; from the coding sequence TTGCTTATTCTCTGCCTTTTTTTCGCACTTGGGGCGTGCGAATTTGGCAGCGGTCAGACGCCGGAGTGGCTGGAACAGTTTGAAAAACCACGGGAAGCCCCAAAGGACGCCATCGCTCCCCGTCTCCTTGCAAACCTCGACAACGCCTTTTTCGGAGCGGTCGTTGCGGACGAGCCGCTTGCAACCCTGGCCGCCAGAAACGTGCTGGCGGCTGGCGGTACGGCGGCGGATGCCGCGGTTGCGCTCTATTTCTCGCTGGCCGTCACCTATCCATCGGCCGCCGGCCTTGGCGGCGGCGGCATCTGCGTCGTCCATGACCCGGAAAACCAACAGGTCGTGGTTCTCGATTTCCTGAAACCGCTTCCGGCGCGCTCCGATCTTGAGCCGGGTCTCGTCCCCGGCAACGTGGCCGGGATGGCCGCTCTGCATCTGCGCTACCGGGGCAAGGAATGGGGCGACCTTCTGCTGCCGGCGGAGGAGTATGCGAAGAACGGGGTTCGCGTCTCGAGAGCGCTGGGGCAGGACCTGGCACGCGATTCCACGCGCTTGCTTGCCGATGCAGAGGCCCGCCACCTGTTCGCAAATTTCGAGGGGACGATCCTGCACGAGGGCGACCGCCTTTCTCAGCTGGAACTTGTCAGCACACTGAAGCACGTTCGTTCGCTGGGGCCGGCCTCCTTCTATCAGGGCGCGATCGCTAGAAAACTGGTTGCCGCTTCCGCGACGGTGGGCGGGGTGCTCGATCACGCAGCTCTCGGCGGGTTGCGTGCCGAGTGGCAGTCGCCGCTTGCCACCCGCTTTGACGAGGAGACCCTATACACGGTCGACAGCACCGGCGGCCGCGTCGTCTTGCGCATGTGGGAAATGCTGACGCAAGGCGATCGTTACCGGAAGGCCTCGACGGACGATATTCCCCATCTTCTGGCCGAAGTCGGCATGCGGGCCTTTGCCGGAGCGGATGCCAAGGGGGGCCGGGAGGACTGGATGGCCGATTACGATCCGCGAAGCCATTTGCCGGTCGAGCGGTTGCCGTTTGCACCGATCAGCTATCCGGACGAAACGGCCACGACCGGTTATGTGGTTGTCGATCGAAAGGGCCTGGCGGTGCTTTGCGCGCACACCATGAATCGCCCCTTTGGCACCGGCCGGGCGATTCCCGGCACGGGCATTCTCTTCGCCGCCCCGATGGCGGCGGGAAGCGACATCGCGCTGGCGCCCGTTCTCGTGATGCGCCACATAGGCCGAATGCGCCTTTCCGAGCCGGACGCGAAGGAAACCGGGCTGCTGAAAATGCGCAAGGAGGATCCGCTGGATTACACGGAAGGCACGGCGCCGGCCTATACCGAAACGGAACCCATTTTTCTTGCCGTTCCCTCCGGCGGAGCGCCTTCGATCTCGGCGCTCGTCCAGGTTGCCGCGGAAACGCTGCTTGGCGGGCGCTCCTTGGCGGAAGCCCTGACTGCGGCCCGCGTTCATCATGCCGGTCTTCCGGACGCCGTTGCCGTCGAGGAAAAACTGAGCAGCGAAGGGCATGGAGGGCTTTTGGAGCGCAACCACCGGACGAAGGTCGTTGAAGCGCTCGGTCGCGTGAACGCGGTCGCCTGCCGCGAGGGCGTTCGTCTGGGGCCGGAGAATTGCGAGATCAAGAACGAGCCGCGCGGCTCGGGCGCCGGCCTCGGCACGGGGAGATAA
- a CDS encoding M48 family metalloprotease, protein MFFRFICLVSAILVCTVGWAPESWAQQRISLIRDAEIERIIQGYATPLFEAAALDPAAVQIHLVSDPTLNAFVAGGQHLFLNTGLLMRADNASQLMGVIAHETGHIAGGHLIRGQEAMRNAGTQMLLAVLLGIGAGIASGSGDATTAILSGGSSVATRGFLQFSQGQEAAADQAGLGYLDKTGTSAKGFLEFLEILEKQDPLNSDRRDPYVRTHPLTRDRVDFVRNHVLQKSAPPESPLSPQGLRDFERMQAKLIGFMEPFRTVLKRYPEKDTSEAARYARAVAYYRRGELDRSVPLIDDLIAEEPTNPYFHELRGQMLFENGRLAEALSSYTEAVRFAPESVLLRIGLAHIQLETGDVLQNRSAMGNLLYAADRERDNPELWRLLAIGYGRDQEFGMSALSLAEEAISIGDKVTAVQQATRAQKILDRGSPGWIRAQDIKIAANTLPDP, encoded by the coding sequence GTGTTTTTTCGTTTCATCTGCCTCGTCAGCGCAATTCTAGTCTGTACCGTCGGCTGGGCGCCGGAGAGTTGGGCCCAGCAGCGCATAAGTCTTATTCGTGACGCTGAAATCGAACGTATCATCCAAGGCTACGCTACGCCACTGTTCGAGGCCGCGGCACTCGACCCGGCGGCGGTTCAGATCCACCTTGTCAGCGACCCAACCCTGAACGCCTTCGTCGCCGGCGGTCAGCATCTTTTTCTCAATACCGGTCTCCTGATGCGGGCGGACAACGCCAGCCAGCTGATGGGGGTCATCGCCCATGAAACGGGACACATCGCAGGCGGCCATTTGATACGCGGTCAGGAGGCCATGCGCAACGCCGGAACGCAAATGCTGCTTGCCGTGCTATTGGGGATAGGCGCTGGGATCGCGTCCGGCAGCGGGGACGCGACAACCGCCATCCTTTCCGGTGGAAGCAGCGTGGCGACACGCGGTTTTCTCCAATTCAGTCAAGGCCAGGAAGCGGCGGCAGACCAGGCCGGGCTTGGCTATCTCGATAAAACAGGTACATCCGCTAAGGGGTTTCTGGAATTTCTGGAAATTCTCGAGAAGCAGGATCCCCTGAATTCGGATCGCCGGGACCCTTACGTGCGAACGCATCCCCTGACCCGCGATCGCGTGGATTTCGTCCGCAACCATGTCCTGCAAAAAAGCGCGCCCCCGGAGAGTCCGCTTTCGCCGCAAGGCTTACGCGATTTCGAACGCATGCAAGCGAAGCTTATCGGATTCATGGAGCCGTTTCGGACCGTCCTCAAGCGCTACCCGGAAAAAGACACGAGCGAGGCGGCCCGTTATGCGCGGGCCGTCGCCTATTATCGGCGGGGCGAGCTTGATCGCTCGGTGCCGCTGATCGACGACCTGATCGCGGAAGAACCAACGAATCCTTATTTTCACGAGCTGCGCGGCCAGATGCTGTTCGAAAATGGCCGCCTCGCGGAAGCGTTGTCTTCCTATACGGAAGCCGTCCGTTTTGCGCCCGAATCCGTTCTGCTGCGGATAGGGCTTGCCCATATCCAGCTTGAGACCGGAGACGTCCTCCAGAATCGTTCCGCCATGGGAAACCTTCTCTATGCCGCCGACCGGGAGCGCGACAACCCGGAACTCTGGCGCCTGCTTGCCATCGGCTACGGGCGCGATCAGGAATTTGGGATGAGCGCCCTTTCGCTTGCCGAAGAGGCGATCTCGATTGGCGACAAGGTGACCGCCGTTCAGCAGGCAACCCGCGCCCAAAAAATATTGGACCGCGGGTCGCCCGGCTGGATTCGAGCCCAGGATATCAAGATTGCAGCAAACACGCTGCCCGACCCATGA
- a CDS encoding type III PLP-dependent enzyme — protein MSEKILRFLAEQRPDLPCLVVDLDVVAEKYRALKRLAPNIAVYYAVKANPAPEVLSLLAGLGAGFDAASVPEIRASLAAGVSPERISYGSTIKKRSEIAAAFDLGVRLFAFDSQGELEKLAAVAPGSKVCCRIWVSESGADWPLTRKFGCDFEMAYDLLREARELGVIPYGVMFHVGSQQTNPAQWEPAIATAGRLFERLRAAGISLKLLNLGGGLPARYRAHVPPVEAYTNAIKESIARHYTEGLPELMIEPGRYITAEAGIIQSEVVLVAKKSKTDTVRWVYLDIGKFGGLAETMDEAIAYDIRTPHDGGPVGPVILAGPTCDGVDILYQKTHYELPLNLAAGDRVELLATGAYTTTYSTVGFNGIPPLKAYYI, from the coding sequence ATGTCGGAAAAAATTCTTCGGTTTCTCGCGGAACAACGGCCGGATTTGCCTTGTCTCGTGGTTGATCTTGATGTCGTTGCGGAGAAATACCGCGCGCTTAAGAGGCTGGCGCCGAATATCGCCGTTTACTATGCCGTGAAGGCGAACCCAGCCCCCGAGGTTCTTTCGCTGCTGGCCGGCCTCGGCGCCGGGTTCGATGCGGCAAGCGTTCCCGAGATACGGGCTTCGCTCGCTGCCGGCGTTTCGCCGGAACGGATTTCCTACGGCAGCACGATCAAGAAGCGATCCGAGATTGCCGCGGCCTTCGATCTCGGGGTTCGTCTTTTTGCGTTCGACAGCCAAGGTGAACTCGAAAAACTTGCCGCCGTCGCCCCCGGCTCCAAGGTTTGTTGCCGAATCTGGGTTTCGGAAAGTGGGGCCGACTGGCCGCTCACGCGGAAATTCGGGTGCGACTTCGAAATGGCGTATGATCTTTTGCGCGAAGCAAGGGAACTTGGCGTTATTCCCTACGGCGTGATGTTTCACGTTGGCTCGCAACAGACGAATCCTGCGCAGTGGGAGCCGGCGATCGCCACCGCAGGGCGGCTTTTCGAACGCTTGCGCGCGGCGGGAATTTCTTTAAAGCTGCTCAATCTTGGCGGCGGCCTTCCGGCCCGCTACCGTGCCCACGTGCCGCCGGTCGAGGCCTATACGAACGCCATCAAGGAGTCCATCGCGCGTCACTATACGGAAGGATTGCCGGAGCTCATGATCGAACCCGGTCGTTACATCACGGCGGAGGCCGGCATCATCCAGAGCGAGGTGGTGCTGGTGGCGAAGAAATCCAAAACCGACACCGTCCGTTGGGTTTACCTGGATATCGGAAAATTCGGCGGGCTCGCCGAAACGATGGACGAGGCCATCGCCTATGACATCCGCACGCCGCACGACGGCGGCCCGGTCGGCCCGGTGATCCTGGCCGGCCCAACCTGTGACGGCGTCGATATTCTCTACCAGAAGACCCATTACGAGCTGCCGCTTAACCTTGCCGCCGGCGACCGGGTAGAGCTTCTGGCAACCGGCGCCTATACGACGACCTATTCAACGGTTGGGTTCAACGGCATACCGCCGCTTAAGGCCTATTACATCTGA
- a CDS encoding PAS domain-containing protein — MSETVRPAESGKKTGETNVERTQPAPERRPGKERRLVLRLLDYWRGITGDRSYPSLSDIRSDDIADMWPYCFILDVSEDEQNPILRYVGKELIACYGAPCENLHVSELRKSSLLERASCYVKEVLRKGVPISYGDSFKSVEGESVLCRSILLPLSDDGEAISLVLGGTNYMKNPKHGE, encoded by the coding sequence ATGTCGGAAACAGTAAGACCCGCGGAATCGGGTAAGAAAACCGGCGAAACGAACGTCGAGAGAACCCAGCCGGCTCCGGAACGGCGGCCTGGCAAGGAACGCCGTCTTGTTCTTCGCCTGCTGGATTACTGGCGGGGAATCACGGGGGATCGTTCCTACCCTTCGCTCAGCGATATTCGTTCCGACGATATCGCCGACATGTGGCCCTACTGTTTTATTCTAGACGTGAGCGAGGACGAACAGAACCCCATCCTGCGTTACGTGGGTAAGGAGCTGATTGCATGCTACGGAGCGCCTTGTGAGAATCTTCACGTCTCGGAGCTTCGGAAAAGCAGCCTGCTCGAGCGGGCGAGCTGCTACGTCAAGGAAGTGCTGCGCAAGGGCGTTCCGATTTCCTACGGCGACAGCTTTAAGAGCGTCGAAGGCGAAAGCGTCTTGTGTCGAAGCATCTTGCTGCCGCTCAGTGATGATGGCGAGGCGATTTCGCTCGTCCTTGGCGGCACAAACTATATGAAGAACCCGAAACATGGAGAATAG
- the thiS gene encoding sulfur carrier protein ThiS, which translates to MEARAATTRVTVNGEERRFAPPVSVAAVLERLGIDRRKVAVEHNLQVVPRSAYDETPVADGDQLEIVHFIGGGVGDAATSAAAVAEEDSFMLAGRRFSSRLLVGTGKYRDFEETAAAIAASGADIVTVAVRRVNVANTSAPRLVDYLDPKRYTYLPNTAGCYTAEEAVRTLRLAREAGGWEMVKLEVLGEQKTLYPDMLETLKAAEILVKEGYQVLAYCSDDPVMAKRLEAIGCAAIMPLAAPIGSGLGIQNRVNIRLIIEQSRVPVLVDAGVGTASDATIAMELGCDGVLMNTAIAEAKHPVRMARAMRLAVESGRLAYLAGRMPKKRYADPSSPLAGLI; encoded by the coding sequence ATGGAAGCAAGGGCAGCGACAACGCGGGTCACGGTAAACGGGGAAGAGCGGCGTTTTGCCCCCCCCGTAAGCGTGGCGGCCGTCCTTGAGCGGCTTGGCATCGATCGCCGGAAGGTAGCGGTTGAGCACAACCTTCAGGTTGTGCCGCGTTCGGCTTACGATGAGACGCCTGTCGCTGACGGCGATCAACTGGAGATCGTCCATTTCATCGGGGGAGGCGTTGGAGATGCGGCGACGTCCGCCGCGGCGGTCGCGGAAGAAGACTCGTTCATGCTTGCTGGCCGCCGATTTTCTTCGCGGCTTCTTGTCGGAACTGGAAAATACCGTGACTTCGAGGAAACGGCGGCGGCCATTGCAGCGTCGGGAGCCGATATCGTCACGGTCGCCGTTCGCCGCGTCAACGTTGCGAACACCTCGGCGCCAAGACTTGTCGATTACCTGGACCCCAAGCGATACACCTATCTTCCGAACACGGCGGGTTGTTATACGGCCGAGGAGGCGGTTCGCACGCTTCGTCTAGCCCGCGAGGCCGGGGGATGGGAGATGGTGAAGCTCGAGGTTCTCGGCGAGCAAAAGACCCTCTATCCCGACATGCTGGAAACCCTGAAGGCGGCCGAAATTTTGGTGAAGGAAGGCTACCAGGTGCTGGCCTACTGCAGCGACGACCCGGTTATGGCCAAGCGCCTTGAGGCGATCGGCTGCGCGGCGATCATGCCACTGGCGGCCCCCATCGGTTCCGGGCTTGGCATCCAAAATCGCGTCAACATCCGGTTGATCATCGAGCAGTCGCGCGTGCCGGTGCTGGTGGATGCCGGCGTCGGCACGGCCTCGGATGCGACGATTGCGATGGAGCTTGGCTGCGACGGCGTGCTGATGAACACGGCGATCGCCGAAGCGAAACATCCCGTCCGCATGGCCCGTGCCATGCGGCTGGCGGTCGAATCGGGGCGGCTTGCCTATCTTGCCGGCCGCATGCCGAAGAAGCGTTACGCGGACCCTTCCTCGCCCCTGGCGGGTCTTATTTAA
- the aroQ gene encoding type II 3-dehydroquinate dehydratase has product MPSSILILNGPNLNLLGEREPEIYGTETLADIRAATAAVAAELGLAIEFRQSNAEAELLAWIQEARKGYAGIIINAGAFTHTSIAIYDALLLCEKPIIEVHLSNIFRREAFRHHSYVAPAAHGLICGFSGHGYALALRAMARILDSDVRLQT; this is encoded by the coding sequence ATGCCCTCCTCTATCTTGATCCTCAACGGGCCCAATCTCAACCTTTTGGGAGAGCGGGAGCCGGAAATCTATGGAACGGAAACCCTGGCCGACATTCGGGCGGCCACGGCCGCTGTCGCCGCCGAGCTTGGGCTGGCCATCGAATTCCGGCAATCGAACGCCGAGGCCGAACTCCTCGCCTGGATTCAGGAAGCGCGGAAAGGCTATGCCGGCATTATTATCAATGCGGGTGCTTTCACGCACACATCGATTGCTATCTACGATGCGCTCCTGTTATGTGAAAAGCCCATCATCGAGGTGCATTTGTCGAATATTTTCCGGCGCGAGGCTTTCCGTCACCATTCCTACGTCGCGCCGGCGGCACACGGCTTGATTTGTGGATTCAGCGGGCATGGCTACGCGCTCGCCTTACGGGCAATGGCAAGGATTTTGGACTCGGATGTACGGCTTCAAACGTAG